The genomic region GAAAGTGGTACGGTAATAATGCCGATGTTGTAAATTGGTATAACGATGGATACGAAATAAGAAATTTCGTTGACGATAAAGGAAAACAACGTTCAAGACCCCAGAATCAGCAGTTCTATTTTCGTGAAGGCGGAACTTGGACTGCTATATCAAGTGGAGCTTTCTCTGTAAGGTATTTTCCCAACGGCTACTTATTTTCAAATGCTGGCATGGCAATGTTTACTGAGCACAAAACGCTTATGTATTTAGTTGCAATGTTGAACACAAAACTGTGCCAGTACTATTTGAAAATTTTTAGCGAAACTTTGAATTACAATCAAGGGGATATAGCTAGATTACCTGTGATCATTGAGAGTATTGACTGCGTAAATTCTCTTGCATCAGACAACATCTCCATCTCACGCTCCGACTGGGACGCATTTGAAACCTCATGGGATTTCAAGCAGCATCCTCTGATTTGCGGCAAAACGGTCGCAGCGGCTTTCTCCGCTTGGGAGAAAGAGTGTGTGGAGCGCTTCCAAACACTTAAACGCAACGAGGAAGAACTCAATCGCATCTTCATCGATATCTACGGCCTCTCGGACGAACTCACACCGGAGGTCGATGACAAGGACGTGACCGTGCGTCGTGCCGACCTTTCGCGCGAAGTTCGCAGCCTGATCAGCTACGCTGTTGGCTGCATGTTCGGGCGATACTCGCTGGATTGTGAGGGGCTTATCTACGCGGGCGGCGAATGGGATGCGAGTACGTATAAGATATTTGCTGCCGATGTTGACAACATCATTCCTATCAGCGATGACGAATATTTCGACGATGATATTACTGGGCGGCTCGTTGCTTTTGTCAAAAACGTCTATGGTTCGGACACGCTGGAAGAAAATCTGAAATTCATCGCTGACGCTTTGGGCGGCAAGGGAACGCCCCGTGAAGTCATACGGAATTATTTCTTAAACGATTTCTATAAAGATCACTGCAAGACATATCAAAAACGCCCGATTTATTGGCTGTTCAATAGCGGCAAAAAGAACGGCTTCAAGGCGCTCATCTATATGCACCGTTACACGCGGGATTTACTCGCCAAGCTTCGCACGGACTACGTCCACGAACAACAAGAGCGTTACCGCACTCAGCTCTCACACATTGCGGTTGCACTGAACACCGCCACTGGTGCGGAACGTGCGAGGCTCCTAAAACAGCAGGATAAAATGTCCGAACAGGCGCGGGAAATTAGCATGTACGAAGAAAAAGTTCACCACCTCGCCGATATGAATATAGCGATAGACCTTGATGACGGCGTGAAGAAGAATTACGAGATTTTCGCAGATATACTGGCGAAGATTTAATGGAGGATACGACGTTGGCAGAAACCATACAATCAAGGCTTGCGGAGCGGTTCGCCGCTCCTCTGCCTGAATTTCATAAACGCCGAATCATCTTCTGGCCTGACGAGGATGGCGAGTTTGCCGAGCAGGTAAACGAACTTAACCTACCTGATGTGAGCATTGTAAAACTCACGGGCAAAAACAACTTTGCGACTAAGAAGCTGCTTGCGGTGGACGATCTCGCAAGCGACTATCTCATCTACGACCCTCTCGCCTATGAGAAAGATCATAAAGATGACTGGCTGCTTGACATCAAGCTGTACAGCGAGGAATTCCGCGCTGATCTTGTGTCAATCCAGATGGAGGAACTACTCGTCGAGCCATCTTCAGCTATGCGAAAGACAATGAAGCTGTACACCAAGTTTCTTGAAAACAAAGACCGTAAGGCAAAACTTCGCAAAATCGGCAGAACGTACCAAACCCCATTACAGCTACATATTGACATTATGGCAGTGCTTTGCGGACTAAACGGGGGCACAGCACAAGACGTGATCATCGCCGTACTATCGGCAGGCTTGGAGAAAGAAAACAATGCCTCACTTACCAACATCGACAAGTTTGGCAATATCGAGGCGTTCTGGCAGTTGGTTCAAAAATACACGGGCTATGCCAATGCGGACGGCCGCCCGCTTACCGACCTCGCCTCGCATATCTTAATCACATCCCTGTCGCAGACAATGCCCGCTTCCGCATTGCGCGGGTTGGAACGATTTGTAACTGATTCCTGCCAGGCGTACTGCTATCAGCTTATCCACGAATGGCAGCGCAGCGACGGCAGCGAAGACTTAAACGAAATCTGCCGTCATGTCGAGCAGGAACTCCGTCTTGCCGACCGCTTCGACAAGATAGAAATCAGCTTACTGCTAAAAAGCGACACGCTTCCTGCAATCAACGAGAGTATTCTTAAACGCTTCTACGCAGAAATCAGCGAGCGTGTCATCAAGGTTGATTCTATCCTTGAAACGGTGGAGAACCGCCGCACGGCAGGGTGGTACACCCTGACTGATGAGTACTTTGAAAGCTTGTATTATATCGCCAAGATGCAGGAGTTTTACCTTACCCATATTGATGGCTTCCACCTCGTTGAGCCAGAAAAAATCTGGAAACTCTATACGACCGATGCTTACAATATGGACAGCTATTATCGGCATTTTCATTACTTTTTCGGAAATACACTGAAAACACCCCATACACTCCTTGAGGACGCCTTGAAGAAGTGTTCCGATGTGGTTGAGGGCTTATACCGTGAGTGGTTTCTGAAAGAACTCACTCTGAGTTGGACTAATGCCATAGCGAGCGATTTGGACTGCCTTGGCTATGTGTCTGAAATAAATAAACAGCGAGACTTTTACCGCAGATACGTCTCTCCTAACGTGAGCAAGGGCAGCCGCGTATTTGTGGTAGTTTCCGATGCCCTTCGCTTTGAAGTCGCCGCCGAACTATCCGAAGTTCTCGGTCATACAACAAAGGGCAAGTCCACGCTTGAGGCGGTGCAAGCGGTATTTCCAA from Anaeromusa acidaminophila DSM 3853 harbors:
- the pglZ gene encoding BREX-1 system phosphatase PglZ type A, producing the protein MAETIQSRLAERFAAPLPEFHKRRIIFWPDEDGEFAEQVNELNLPDVSIVKLTGKNNFATKKLLAVDDLASDYLIYDPLAYEKDHKDDWLLDIKLYSEEFRADLVSIQMEELLVEPSSAMRKTMKLYTKFLENKDRKAKLRKIGRTYQTPLQLHIDIMAVLCGLNGGTAQDVIIAVLSAGLEKENNASLTNIDKFGNIEAFWQLVQKYTGYANADGRPLTDLASHILITSLSQTMPASALRGLERFVTDSCQAYCYQLIHEWQRSDGSEDLNEICRHVEQELRLADRFDKIEISLLLKSDTLPAINESILKRFYAEISERVIKVDSILETVENRRTAGWYTLTDEYFESLYYIAKMQEFYLTHIDGFHLVEPEKIWKLYTTDAYNMDSYYRHFHYFFGNTLKTPHTLLEDALKKCSDVVEGLYREWFLKELTLSWTNAIASDLDCLGYVSEINKQRDFYRRYVSPNVSKGSRVFVVVSDALRFEVAAELSEVLGHTTKGKSTLEAVQAVFPSITKLGMAALLPGKELSVSNKMEVSLDGNPTGSTVNREAILNTANPESLAVTYKDLLQMKKAERRTLVQGKEIVYVYHNTIDALGDKPATETKVFEACNTAISELNAIIKIIVNDLSGTNIVITADHGFLYTYKPLEESQKISRQTFSGEIYELGRRYALVPPETSAEYLLPVKTERELGGIPMKGYAPQDTVRLKVQGGGENYVHGGISLQEMVVPVIVYKGMRSGYKQYVEVQNPGLSLISESRKVSNLIFSLDFLQKQPVGEKVQPSSYTLHFTDEVGVPVSDTQTVIADKTSSNASERLFRVRFTLKQMQFTKNKIYRLVIANDTDVPEEVEFRIDIVFADDFGFDL